In Oncorhynchus masou masou isolate Uvic2021 chromosome 10, UVic_Omas_1.1, whole genome shotgun sequence, a single genomic region encodes these proteins:
- the LOC135547228 gene encoding cell division cycle-associated protein 7-like, protein MRPSGSKRQQAPQPPSTRMGLRSFRNVPLVPMETSSSSSDDSCDSFGSDGGFANTKSSFREAKKVAERAKVFEASSEEDSLSGFENAFSSEMSAMRVDSDSEESVTPGKRARRSQTLKVAMKFPTRRASQKKSIAAEPPKQPKVAPKQTTGEGDNFMDKRALNIRENKAMLAKLMAELDKIPGFPRRTSLPMMNVPCRTPRRSQGAPGPRRRNPERTSRPHTRSRSLVDGPPSEEEEEEDKFSLVRRSCYYEEKAPRRRSYNGVQAFPHVVRPVKDISQSELDLIADNVREKVYNRSTGSTCHQCRQKTVDTKTNCRNPECVGVRGQFCGPCLRNRYGEEVRDALLDPEWECPSCRGICNCSFCRAREGRCATGVLVYLAKYHGYDNVHSYLKSLKKEMEEGQ, encoded by the exons ATGCGTCCATCTGGCTCTAAG CGTCAGCAGGCCCCCCAGCCCCCCTCCACCAGGATGGGATTGCGGAGTTTCCGTAATGTACCTCTGGTGCCCATGGAGACATCCTCTTCTTCATCCGATGACAGTTGTGACAGCTTTGGCTCTGACGGTGGCTTTGCTAACACG AAAAGTAGCTTCAGAGAAGCGAAGAAGGTGGCGGAGAGAGCCAAGGTGTTTGAGGCCAGCTCGGAGGAAGACTCTCTCAGTGGGTTTGAGAATGCCTTCAGCAGTGAAATGAGTGCCATG AGAGTGGACTCTGACTCTGAGGAGTCGGTGACGCCGGGGAAGAGGGCCCGCCGGTCACAAACTCTGAAAGTGGCCATGAAATTCCCTACCAGGAGGGCCAGCCAGAAGAAGAGTATTGCAGCAGAGCCCCCTAAACAGCCCAAAGTCGCTCCCAAACAGACCACTGGGGAGGGAGACAACTTCATGGACAAGAGAGCGCTTAACATCAGGGAGAACAAAGCCATG CTTGCAAAGCTGATGGCAGAACTCGACAAAATACCTGGCTTCCCTAGAAGGACGTCCCTGCCCATGATGAATGTG CCCTGTCGCACCCCTCGCCGGTCTCAGGGAGCCCCTGGACCCCGCAGGAGGAACCCTGAGCGTACCTCTCGGCCCCACACTCGCTCCCGCTCCCTGGTGGACGGCCCCCcatcagaggaggaggaagaggaggacaaatTCAGCCTGGTGCGCAGGAGCTGCTACTACGAGGAG AAAGCGCCCCGTCGGCGCAGCTACAACGGGGTGCAGGCCTTTCCTCATGTGGTGCGGCCTGTGAAGGACATCTCCCAGAGTGAGCTAGATCTGATCGCAGACAACGTGCGGGAGAAGGTCTACAACCGCTCCACT GGGTCCACTTGCCATCAGTGCCGGCAGAAAACGGTCGACACCAAGACCAACTGCCGTAACCCAGAGTGTGTGGGGGTGAGGGGTCAATTCTGTGGCCCGTGTCTCCGTAACCGCTACGGAGAGGAGGTCCGAGATGCCCTGTTGGATCCT GAGTGGGAGTGTCCGTCGTGCAGAGGGATCTGCAACTGCAGCTTCTGTAGAGCCAGAGAGGGTCGCTGTGCCACTGGAGTTCTGGTCTACCTGGCTAAATACCACGGCTACGACAACGTCCATTCTTATCTCAAGAG tctgAAGAAGGAAATGGAAGAGGGCCAGTAA